In Kitasatospora sp. NA04385, a single genomic region encodes these proteins:
- a CDS encoding phosphatase PAP2 family protein — MLRELLLVIGLFLVYKFGRQLAIGHTATAFRNADRVWDFERAVRLPGEGAVQSLLLHDHTVVQLANAYYATVHFPATVLFLIWLYLRRPVHYLWARRVLAAVTSVALVLPFAFPLAPPRMLSASGLQDTARLYGPSVYGPPTADHLSNQYAAMPSLHFGWALMVAIGLIAATRSRWRWLWLLHPLVTLTVIVGTANHYWLDSIAATLMFLLAFALVPGPARTTPSAAVHRCPTVRIPRQAGPTPGERMSGERVLGERVLGERVLGERVLGERAPDGPQRP, encoded by the coding sequence CTGCTGCGGGAGCTGCTGCTGGTCATCGGGCTGTTCCTGGTCTACAAGTTCGGCCGGCAACTGGCCATCGGCCACACCGCCACCGCCTTCCGCAACGCGGACCGGGTCTGGGACTTCGAACGCGCCGTCCGCCTCCCCGGCGAGGGCGCCGTGCAGTCGCTGCTGCTGCACGACCACACCGTGGTCCAACTGGCGAACGCCTACTACGCCACCGTCCACTTCCCCGCCACCGTGCTGTTCCTGATCTGGCTCTACCTCCGCCGCCCCGTCCACTACCTCTGGGCGCGCCGGGTGCTGGCCGCCGTCACCTCGGTCGCCCTCGTACTGCCGTTCGCCTTCCCGCTCGCCCCGCCGCGGATGCTCTCCGCCAGCGGACTGCAGGACACCGCCCGGCTCTACGGCCCCTCGGTCTACGGCCCGCCGACCGCCGACCACCTCTCCAACCAGTACGCCGCGATGCCCTCGCTGCACTTCGGCTGGGCCCTGATGGTGGCGATCGGTCTGATCGCGGCCACCCGCTCGCGCTGGCGCTGGCTCTGGCTGCTGCACCCGCTGGTCACGCTGACCGTGATCGTCGGGACGGCCAACCACTACTGGCTGGACTCGATCGCCGCCACGCTCATGTTCCTCCTTGCCTTCGCCCTCGTCCCCGGCCCCGCCCGCACCACCCCGTCCGCCGCCGTCCACCGCTGCCCGACGGTGCGCATCCCGCGCCAGGCCGGGCCGACGCCGGGCGAGCGGATGTCGGGCGAACGGGTGCTTGGCGAACGGGTGCTTGGTGAGCGGGTACTTGGTGAGCGGGTACTTGGTGAGCGGGCGCCGGACGGGCCGCAGCGGCCGTAG